Within the Candidatus Rokuibacteriota bacterium genome, the region CGGGCACGCACCGCGCCGTGGCGCGGAGCCAGGCGTTGATCTCCCGAGCCATGCCGGCCTTGTGGGCGTAGGAGAAGTAGACGAAGCGCTCGACGCCGTGATCCCGGAGGAAGCCCGCGACCAGCTCGGGCTCGGTCGGGTACTCGAGCTTCCAGTCCGAGCGGTCGGCGAACCACTTCCTGATTGCGCGGGAGAGCCGTTCCGGGTGGAGGTGGGTGTGAATGTCGATGTAGCGGAAGCCCTCCGGGGCCTGCATCAGGCGCTCACGACCCAGGTGCCCGGCCAGCCGTCGACCTCGACGTCGGCGCGGACGCGGCCGGCTCTCGCCAGGCGGGCGACGGCCAGCGCCGTCTCGGCGGGCCCGAGGCCGAAGAGCCGCGCCATGCGCTTGGGAGTTGAGTACACGGCGCCGCCAAGGTAACGAGCAACGACGCGGTCGAGCGCTGCGGCTCGGCCGAGCCCCCGCCCCTCGGCGACCTGCTCGGGCAGCCAGCGCTCGAGGAGGTCCCAACGATAGGAAAAGCTCGGCTCGTAGCGCTCCTCCGTCTTGACGATCCAGAGTCCCTGCTGGAGCTCCGCCATCGCGCGCTCGAACTCGCGGGTCTTGCCGGGCTCGAGCATGAAGGTGTCGGCCCTGAGGCCGCGCGTGTACTGCGGGCTCTCGCGGAAGAAGCTGTCCAGGAGCCGTTTGGCCGTCGCCGACATGCGCCCCGCGCGGTATTCGGCCCCGAAATCTCGGGCGCGCTGGCGGCCGCGCACGAGCGCGTAGAAGGCCGGGAGGAGGTCGAGCGCGACCAAGACGGGGCGGTGTTTCACGAGCTTGCCGTAGTAGCAGCGTCGCTTGGCGGGCAGCGTGTCCTTGAGCTCCCACGTCAAGCCGATGCCCGCGTCGTGATGGGAGTGCCGGGGCCAGCGCGGTCTCTCGCGGCCCGCGACGGCCTCCCAGAGGCACGCGAGCCCGTCGGGAAAGCGGTAGAACGTGGAGCAGACGCCGACCTGGCTCACGAAGGCCGCGGCCGTCCGCGCCGATCGCACACGCAGTCCCCGCGCGTGACGAAAAGCCCGCGCGCGCCCGGCCTTGAGGATCCGCGCGTCCATGGCGCCGCTACACGAACTCGATGCCGCGCTCCGTGACCCTGTACTCCGCGATCTCGTCGCTCTTCGCGCTGCCCCGGTGCTTGACGACGCAGAGGAAACGGCCGAGCCGGTTGCCCACGCGCTCGCTGCCCATGACGAGTATGGTGTTGGCGACGGCGCCGACGTCCCCGGAGGCGACCTTGCGCGCGATCAGGTGCTCGAGCCGCGTCTCCTCGGTCGTCACCAGGAGCAGGGTGGTGACGGACGGGTGGTCGTAGAGGTGGCTGTCGATGAAATCACGATGCTTCCAGACAGGAAGACAGATCTCCATCCCCAGCGTCTCGCTGTCGCGGTGGATGACCGTGCGGTACAGCTCATCGAAGAGGAAGGGCTGGATGTAGTCGCCGGGCACGTCCATCGGCTCGACGCCGTCCACCACGACGCGCCGGCACCCGGCGCCCAGGTGAAAGTAGATGAACGGCCGGGCCGTGTACATCGCGTGGTTGTACTCGGACTTCCAGTTCCAGTCCAGCTCGAGCCCGCCGTCGGAGGTGGGCACCTGGTAGTCCCTGAGCTTGCCCGCCCACGGGAGCGCGTCGCAATAGCGGGCCGTCATCTGCTGCGGCGAAGGGAACGGATCGGCCATGGGCGTGACCGTGTGCGTCCACCGGTTCAGCACCCATCCGTACAGGCGCGACGCGTACTCGGCGTGCTGCTGGGAGTCGCCCCGCGCGTTCATGTCGAAGAAGATGCCCGGCGTCCCGTCGGCGGCCTCACCCGCGTGGGCGAAGTGGAGCCCGAGGTGCGTCTTGCCTATTCCCGTCGCGCCGTAGGCGACGCAGAGCGTGCCGGGCAGGAGCCCGCCGCCCAGCATCGCATCCAGCCGCCCGAGACCCGTCGATACACGAGCAGTCATATATTCGCTAGTTTATCGGCGCGCGGCTGAGCGGGTCAAGCGGAACCCGCCGCTTCCTTGACAGGCGCCCGCCGGCGACCCTACCTTGAGTTCATGCGACATCGTGTCGTGCTCTATCCGGAAGGCTCTCCGGTGGCGAGCCTCGTGGCAGGCCTGCCCCCGGAGTTCGACGGGCGCGCCGTGCTCCCGGGCGCGGCGCCCACCCTCGCCCGGAACGAAGACGTCGTGCTCCTGGTGGACGCGGACAGCGACTCGCCGGAGCCGATCGCCGCCGCCGGCCGCGGAGGCGACATCCCTGTGATCGCTCTCATGGCCACCCCGCCCGCCGCCGTGACGCTGCCGGCGAACTGGTACGCATGCCTGCCCAAGCCCGTCGCGGCGCCCGTACTCGCGCGCGCGGTGTCGAACGCGTTCGAGCACCTCCGTATGCGCGGCGAGGCCGAGGAGACCCGACGGCAGCTCGAGGAGCTCAACACCATCGGCATCCGGCTCTCGGCCGAGCGCGACGTCGACGCCCTGTTCGCGCTCATTCTCTCACTGGCGCGCGCCATCACCCACAGCGACGCGGGCTCCATATACCTCGTCGAGGAGCCGGACGGGGAGCCGCGACGGCTCCGCTTCCAGCTCTCACAGAACGACTCGGTGTCTCTGGCAGCGACCTACTCGGGCGGCGTCCTCACGGCGGCGGCCCATGTGCCGGTGGACGAGGAGAGCATCGCGGGCCACGTGGCGCTCACGGGAGAGACCATTCACCTGGCCGATGCCTACGCGCCGCCGAGCAGCGCCCGCTACCGCATCAACACGGCCTTCGACCGGCATGCCGGCTACAGGACCAAGTCCATGCTGGTGGTGCCGATGAGGACCCCGGCAGGGGACATCATCGGGGTCCTCCAGCTGATCAACTGCAAGCCCGACAGGGCCCGGCGCTTCGCCTCGCCCGAGGAGATCGAGCGCGAGGTCCTGCCCTACCCCGATCGCTTCATCACCCTCGCCGCCTCCCTCGCCTCGCAGGCGGCCGTCGCGCTGGAAAACAACCGGCTGTACGAGAGCGTGCGCGTGCTCTTCGAGGGCTTCGTGAGCGCCTCGGTCACCGCCATCGAGTCGCGCGACCCGACCACCTCGGGGCACTCGTTCCGGGTCGCCGACCTGACGGTGTCGCTCGCCCAAGCCGCCTGCCGCGCCGAGGCCGGGCCGTTCCGCGACCTGCGCTTCTCCCCCGATGAGATCCGCGAGATCCGCTACGCCTCCCTCCTGCACGACTTCGGCAAGGTCGGTGTGCGCGAGGACGTGCTCGTCAAGGCCAAGAAGCTCCCGCCGCTCCGCCTCGAGCTGATCCGCCAGCGGGCGCAGATCCTCAAGCGCGGGCTCGAGCTGAGGTACGCGAGGCAGAAGCTCGCTCGCCTCCTGCGGGGTGCACGCGAGGGCTTCGAAGCCCAGGCGGCGATGTGGGACCTCGAGCTGGCCGCCCTCCTGGGAGAGATCGACTCACACCTCGCGACCGTCGGGGCGGCCAACGAGCCCGCCGTCATGCCGGCCGACGCGGCCGCCGGAATCCGCAGCATCGCCGTCCGCGCCTTCGTGGACCACCTGGGCGAAAGCCATACCATCATCACGCCCGAGGAGGCCGAGATCCTCTCGATCACGCGAGGGAGCCTGACGCGGGAGGAATTCCGGCAGATCCAGTCCCACGTGCTCCATACCTTCGAGTTCCTCAAGCGAATCCCGTGGACGAAGGAACTCCGCCGCGTCCCGGAGATCGCCAGCTCGCATCACGAGAAGATCAACGGCTCGGGCTACCCGGAGGGCCGCCGCGGAGTCCAGATCCCCCTGCAGTCGCGCATGATGACCGTGTCGGACATCTTCGACGCGCTCACCGCCAGCGACCGCCCCTACAAGGCCGCGGTGCCGGTCGAGCGGGCGCTGGATATCCTCGACCAGGAGCGCAAGGCCGGCGCCCTCGACTCCGATGTCTTCAACCTCTTCACCGATCTCAAGCCGTGGGAATCCGCCAACAAGAGTTAGTCGTCTAGGCTCCCAGGAGCATCAGCAGTGCCCCCCAGCCCGCGACCCCGGCGAGCGT harbors:
- a CDS encoding ATPase domain-containing protein; its protein translation is MTARVSTGLGRLDAMLGGGLLPGTLCVAYGATGIGKTHLGLHFAHAGEAADGTPGIFFDMNARGDSQQHAEYASRLYGWVLNRWTHTVTPMADPFPSPQQMTARYCDALPWAGKLRDYQVPTSDGGLELDWNWKSEYNHAMYTARPFIYFHLGAGCRRVVVDGVEPMDVPGDYIQPFLFDELYRTVIHRDSETLGMEICLPVWKHRDFIDSHLYDHPSVTTLLLVTTEETRLEHLIARKVASGDVGAVANTILVMGSERVGNRLGRFLCVVKHRGSAKSDEIAEYRVTERGIEFV
- a CDS encoding HD domain-containing phosphohydrolase — translated: MASLVAGLPPEFDGRAVLPGAAPTLARNEDVVLLVDADSDSPEPIAAAGRGGDIPVIALMATPPAAVTLPANWYACLPKPVAAPVLARAVSNAFEHLRMRGEAEETRRQLEELNTIGIRLSAERDVDALFALILSLARAITHSDAGSIYLVEEPDGEPRRLRFQLSQNDSVSLAATYSGGVLTAAAHVPVDEESIAGHVALTGETIHLADAYAPPSSARYRINTAFDRHAGYRTKSMLVVPMRTPAGDIIGVLQLINCKPDRARRFASPEEIEREVLPYPDRFITLAASLASQAAVALENNRLYESVRVLFEGFVSASVTAIESRDPTTSGHSFRVADLTVSLAQAACRAEAGPFRDLRFSPDEIREIRYASLLHDFGKVGVREDVLVKAKKLPPLRLELIRQRAQILKRGLELRYARQKLARLLRGAREGFEAQAAMWDLELAALLGEIDSHLATVGAANEPAVMPADAAAGIRSIAVRAFVDHLGESHTIITPEEAEILSITRGSLTREEFRQIQSHVLHTFEFLKRIPWTKELRRVPEIASSHHEKINGSGYPEGRRGVQIPLQSRMMTVSDIFDALTASDRPYKAAVPVERALDILDQERKAGALDSDVFNLFTDLKPWESANKS